One Olsenella sp. oral taxon 807 DNA segment encodes these proteins:
- the thrC gene encoding threonine synthase, which translates to MKTFYHSTRNGGEPLTSKQAILRGIAPDGGLYVSDQLGEETLDMAAMVNQDYHETAQKVLATLIPDYSTEEIGSCVRDAYAENFDTPAVVPLTPLGSDWLLELSHGPTCAFKDVALQLLPHLMSVARGKSEHRIMIVTATSGDTGKAALAGFADVEGTGVTVFYPEGKVSEIQHLQMTTQLGRNVAVCGVEGTFDDCQTQVKRIFADTALSERLHGRGVALSSANSINVGRLVPQVVYYVDAYAQLVRSGAISVGDAVDFCVPTGNFGDVLAGYYAKRLGLPVGRLIVASNTNKVLTDFLKTGSYDRRRDFVKTISPSMDILVSSNFERMLYYLTDGDSERVGAWMAELATQGVYSIGDELLGRLRETFYGEFATDDETRRTIRTTWEEEHILIDPHTAVAKTILDRHEHNGRMRVCLSTANPYKFPADVLAALGHDTQGKDDFACMDELQRLTGIAAPRQLSTLRGAPVMHDSICAKEAMASFVESATARIFR; encoded by the coding sequence GTGAAAACGTTCTATCACAGCACACGCAACGGCGGCGAGCCTTTAACGAGCAAGCAAGCGATACTGAGAGGCATCGCACCCGACGGGGGACTCTACGTATCCGACCAGCTCGGCGAAGAGACGCTCGACATGGCCGCAATGGTCAACCAGGACTACCACGAGACGGCCCAAAAGGTGCTTGCGACGCTCATCCCCGACTACTCGACCGAGGAGATCGGCTCCTGCGTGAGAGACGCCTACGCCGAGAACTTCGATACGCCCGCCGTGGTGCCGCTCACACCCTTGGGCAGCGACTGGCTGCTCGAGCTCTCCCATGGTCCCACCTGCGCCTTCAAGGACGTGGCACTCCAGCTGCTGCCACACCTGATGTCGGTCGCGAGGGGCAAGAGCGAGCACAGGATCATGATCGTGACCGCGACCTCGGGGGACACCGGCAAGGCCGCTCTGGCGGGATTTGCGGACGTCGAGGGCACGGGCGTCACGGTCTTCTACCCCGAGGGCAAGGTATCCGAGATACAGCACCTGCAGATGACCACGCAACTTGGTCGCAACGTCGCCGTGTGCGGGGTCGAGGGCACCTTCGACGACTGCCAGACGCAGGTCAAGCGCATCTTTGCCGACACGGCGCTGTCAGAGAGGCTCCACGGGAGGGGCGTCGCCCTCTCGAGTGCCAACTCCATCAATGTTGGTCGTCTCGTCCCTCAGGTCGTCTACTATGTCGACGCGTATGCCCAGCTCGTGAGGAGTGGCGCCATCAGCGTGGGCGATGCCGTCGACTTCTGTGTACCCACGGGCAACTTTGGCGACGTGCTCGCCGGCTACTATGCCAAGCGACTCGGCCTTCCCGTCGGGCGGCTCATCGTGGCCTCCAACACCAACAAGGTGCTCACCGACTTCCTCAAGACGGGCAGCTACGACCGTCGCCGCGACTTCGTGAAGACGATCTCCCCCTCGATGGACATTCTCGTCTCTTCCAACTTCGAGCGCATGCTCTACTACCTCACGGACGGGGACAGCGAGCGCGTGGGAGCCTGGATGGCCGAACTAGCCACGCAGGGCGTCTACTCCATAGGCGACGAGCTTCTCGGGCGCCTGCGCGAGACCTTCTACGGCGAGTTCGCGACAGACGACGAGACGCGAAGGACCATCCGCACGACCTGGGAGGAGGAGCACATCCTCATCGACCCGCATACCGCCGTCGCAAAGACCATACTCGACCGGCATGAACACAACGGGAGGATGCGCGTGTGTCTCTCGACCGCCAACCCGTACAAGTTCCCCGCAGACGTGCTCGCGGCGCTCGGCCACGACACGCAGGGTAAGGACGACTTCGCCTGCATGGACGAGCTCCAGAGGCTCACAGGTATCGCGGCGCCAAGACAGCTCTCGACGCTCAGGGGTGCTCCTGTCATGCATGACTCGATCTGCGCCAAAGAGGCGATGGCGTCCTTTGTCGAGAGCGCGACGGCAAGGATCTTTCGGTGA
- a CDS encoding homoserine dehydrogenase, which translates to MKIALLGHGTVGQGVDRIITNRVRGVEVARILELPERLTDPRMTSRFEDIVEDPEIELVVECMGGLEPARSFIVDALGAGKSVVTSNKAVVAAHFEEFAACAQSTGASLLIEATCGGGIPWIASIEKVRRIDEVTSFSGIMNGTTNFIIDAMVRQGTDFDEALKRAQEQGFAERDPSADIDGIDVKNKTLIAACVAFGCACTSEFPVTGLRTITKADIDLFAAHGRTVKLLGRGVLRDGRYAVAVEPVALSSDTLEAHVPSNFNLVSLVGTTVGELKFYGQGAGMLPTGNAIVQDVIDYCEGRRPHYDFSADLSYDASLLRADYVLRTRATIEGARPFGPAAVVVHDVTAEEARRLLERACEEDAASFMAALPKEA; encoded by the coding sequence ATGAAGATTGCCCTTCTCGGCCACGGCACCGTCGGCCAGGGAGTAGACCGCATCATCACAAATCGCGTACGAGGCGTTGAGGTGGCCCGCATACTCGAGTTGCCCGAGCGCCTCACGGACCCGCGCATGACCTCTCGCTTCGAGGATATCGTCGAGGACCCAGAGATAGAGCTCGTCGTGGAGTGCATGGGTGGCCTTGAGCCCGCGAGGAGCTTCATCGTGGACGCGCTCGGCGCCGGGAAGTCCGTCGTCACCTCCAACAAGGCCGTCGTCGCGGCACACTTCGAGGAGTTTGCGGCATGTGCCCAGTCTACGGGTGCGAGCCTGCTCATCGAGGCCACCTGCGGGGGCGGCATTCCCTGGATAGCCTCCATCGAGAAGGTCCGCCGCATCGACGAGGTGACGTCCTTCTCGGGCATCATGAACGGCACCACCAACTTCATCATCGACGCGATGGTCAGACAGGGAACGGACTTCGACGAGGCTCTCAAGAGGGCTCAGGAGCAGGGCTTTGCCGAGAGGGACCCCTCCGCTGACATCGACGGTATCGACGTCAAGAACAAGACCCTCATCGCGGCCTGCGTCGCCTTTGGCTGCGCCTGCACAAGCGAGTTTCCCGTGACGGGGCTTCGTACCATCACCAAGGCCGACATCGACCTCTTCGCCGCGCACGGCCGAACCGTGAAGCTCCTGGGGAGGGGCGTCCTGCGGGATGGGCGCTACGCTGTGGCCGTGGAGCCCGTGGCACTTTCGTCTGACACCCTCGAGGCACACGTACCCTCCAACTTCAACCTCGTGAGCCTTGTCGGGACCACGGTGGGCGAGCTGAAGTTCTATGGCCAGGGCGCCGGCATGCTGCCCACCGGCAACGCCATCGTGCAGGATGTGATTGACTATTGCGAGGGGAGACGCCCCCACTACGACTTCTCCGCTGACCTCAGCTACGACGCGTCTCTGCTTCGAGCAGACTATGTGCTCCGCACGAGGGCTACCATCGAGGGTGCGCGTCCCTTCGGTCCAGCTGCAGTCGTGGTTCACGACGTCACGGCAGAGGAGGCGCGTCGGCTCCTTGAGCGGGCGTGCGAGGAGGATGCGGCGAGCTTCATGGCGGCGCTCCCCAAGGAGGCGTAG
- a CDS encoding aspartate kinase produces the protein MIKVAKFGGSSVADAEQFRKVKAIVESDPDRRFVVVSAVGRRFSDDNKVTDLLLLVNAHIKYHVDCTSLLREIGRRYLDITEKLGLAFPVAERFDELIDQVQSCSPEYVVSRGEWFTAQLMAEYLGKPFLDARDVIIFHHDGKIDLERTQARIREAVQRLGDFVLPGFYGSTVDGTVKLFDRGGGDISGAILARCIDANLYENWTDVSGFLSADPRIVDNPRTIHRITFDEMRELSYLGASVLQEDSIFPVREVGIPIQIKNTNQPEKRGTMIRETAADGAREHLITGIAGKRDFLAVHVQKAHMSSKVGIVRRALTVVEDYGVSVEHIPTGVDSFGIVVNGADVQDSIYSIVHDLQKELKPDSINVVDRLALISVVGRNMSRRAGTSGRVFGVLGEAGINIRMITQSSQEISIILGVNNADFERAITCIYDKFVAGEMVEIPQQGEGQPTGARRAT, from the coding sequence ATGATCAAGGTCGCAAAGTTCGGTGGCTCGAGCGTCGCTGATGCCGAGCAGTTCAGGAAGGTTAAGGCCATCGTCGAGAGTGACCCGGACCGCCGCTTCGTGGTGGTCTCGGCCGTAGGCAGGCGCTTCAGCGACGACAACAAGGTCACCGATTTGTTGCTCCTCGTAAACGCCCACATCAAGTACCACGTCGACTGCACGAGCCTCCTCAGAGAGATAGGGAGGCGCTATCTTGACATCACCGAGAAACTCGGACTTGCGTTTCCCGTGGCCGAGCGTTTCGACGAGCTCATCGATCAGGTCCAGAGCTGCTCGCCCGAGTACGTCGTCTCGCGCGGCGAGTGGTTCACCGCGCAGCTCATGGCAGAGTACCTTGGCAAGCCCTTCCTGGACGCCCGCGACGTCATTATCTTTCACCATGACGGCAAGATCGACCTCGAGCGCACGCAGGCTCGTATCCGCGAGGCCGTCCAGCGCCTGGGCGACTTCGTGCTGCCGGGCTTCTATGGCTCGACGGTCGACGGAACGGTCAAGCTCTTCGATCGCGGCGGTGGGGACATCTCGGGTGCCATCCTTGCCCGCTGCATCGATGCGAACCTCTACGAGAACTGGACTGACGTCTCGGGCTTCCTCTCGGCGGACCCCCGCATCGTGGACAATCCGCGCACCATCCACCGCATCACTTTCGACGAGATGCGCGAGCTCTCCTACCTGGGCGCCTCGGTGCTGCAGGAGGACTCGATCTTCCCGGTGCGCGAGGTGGGGATCCCCATCCAGATAAAGAACACGAACCAGCCCGAGAAGCGCGGCACCATGATACGCGAGACTGCCGCCGACGGTGCCCGTGAGCACCTGATCACGGGCATCGCCGGCAAGAGGGACTTCCTCGCCGTCCATGTGCAGAAGGCGCACATGTCCTCCAAGGTCGGCATCGTCCGCAGGGCGCTCACGGTCGTTGAGGACTATGGGGTCTCGGTCGAGCACATCCCGACGGGCGTCGACTCCTTTGGCATCGTGGTTAACGGTGCGGACGTCCAGGACAGCATCTATTCTATCGTGCATGACCTGCAGAAGGAGCTCAAGCCCGACAGCATCAACGTCGTGGACAGACTTGCGCTCATCTCGGTTGTCGGTCGCAACATGAGTCGGCGTGCGGGCACCTCGGGGCGCGTCTTCGGCGTGCTCGGCGAGGCGGGTATTAACATCCGCATGATCACCCAAAGCTCGCAGGAGATCTCTATCATACTGGGTGTCAACAACGCCGACTTCGAGCGGGCCATCACGTGCATCTACGACAAGTTCGTGGCGGGCGAGATGGTCGAGATCCCGCAGCAGGGCGAGGGACAGCCGACAGGCGCAAGACGTGCGACATAA
- a CDS encoding aspartate-semialdehyde dehydrogenase, translating into MAGKVVAILGATGVVGTQMMRVLEERDFPVRELVCLASARSVGKELAFRGERVVVREARPDAFEGVDIVLGAAGDAQAQELLPEAVRRGAVCVDNSHAFRLRKDVPLVIPEINAADIANHPAGIIANPNCATIIGLMPVWPLHLRAQLKRLVVSTYQAASGAGKPGLDELEREVRAHVDGREVGATDPFAYPLAFNLIPQIGGFDEEGYSSEEMKLQNEGRKIMHLPELRVSCTCVRVPIVRSHSESITMEFERPISPDEARQILSGAAGVKLVDDPARLRYPMPLEASGQDLVFVGRIRRDLSAPEGASALVLFCAGDQIRKGAATNAVQIAEHLL; encoded by the coding sequence ATGGCAGGCAAGGTGGTGGCGATACTCGGTGCGACGGGCGTCGTGGGAACGCAGATGATGAGGGTCCTGGAGGAGAGGGACTTTCCCGTGCGCGAACTCGTGTGCCTGGCAAGTGCCCGTTCGGTGGGCAAGGAGCTTGCCTTCAGAGGTGAGCGAGTGGTCGTGCGTGAGGCTCGGCCTGATGCCTTCGAGGGTGTCGACATCGTGCTCGGCGCGGCGGGCGATGCCCAGGCACAAGAGCTTCTCCCCGAGGCTGTGAGGCGCGGTGCCGTCTGCGTGGACAACAGCCATGCCTTTCGTCTTCGTAAGGACGTGCCTCTGGTCATCCCTGAGATTAACGCCGCCGACATAGCCAATCATCCCGCAGGCATCATCGCGAACCCCAACTGCGCCACGATCATCGGCCTTATGCCGGTGTGGCCGCTCCACCTGCGGGCGCAGCTCAAGCGGCTCGTCGTGAGCACCTACCAGGCGGCCTCAGGCGCTGGCAAGCCCGGCCTCGATGAGCTCGAGCGCGAGGTCAGGGCCCATGTGGACGGACGTGAGGTCGGCGCGACCGATCCCTTTGCCTACCCGCTCGCCTTCAATTTGATCCCGCAGATCGGGGGCTTTGACGAGGAGGGTTACAGCTCCGAGGAGATGAAGCTGCAAAACGAGGGACGCAAGATCATGCACCTGCCCGAGCTTCGCGTGAGTTGCACCTGCGTGCGCGTACCCATCGTTCGCTCGCACTCGGAGTCAATCACGATGGAGTTCGAGCGCCCGATCTCGCCCGACGAGGCGCGCCAGATCCTGTCAGGGGCGGCTGGCGTCAAGCTCGTGGACGATCCCGCGAGGCTTCGCTACCCCATGCCACTCGAGGCGAGCGGTCAGGACCTGGTGTTCGTGGGCCGCATCAGGCGAGATCTCTCCGCGCCGGAGGGAGCAAGCGCGCTCGTGCTCTTCTGTGCTGGCGACCAGATCCGCAAGGGTGCCGCCACGAACGCTGTCCAGATAGCGGAGCACCTGCTATAG